Proteins from a genomic interval of Drosophila melanogaster chromosome 2R:
- the Picot gene encoding picot, isoform A, translated as MSASKEAICGSTEKDLEKPALGCFATRYFVTFMLFLGMANAYVMRTNMSVAIVAMVNHTAIKSGEAEEYDDECGDRDIPIDDSQDGEFAWSSALQGYILSSFFYGYVITQIPFGILAKKYGSLRFLGYGMLINSVFAFLVPVAARGGGVWGLCAVRFIQGLGEGPIVPCTHAMLAKWIPPNERSRMGAAVYAGAQFGTIISMPLSGLLAEYGFDGGWPSIFYVFGIVGTVWSIAFLIFVHEDPSSHPTIDEREKKYINDSLWGTDVVKSPPIPFKAIIKSLPFYAILFAHMGHNYGYETLMTELPTYMKQVLRFSLKSNGLLSSLPYLAMWLFSMFISVVADWMISSKRFSHTATRKLINSIGQYGPGVALIAASYTGCDRALTLAILTIGVGLNGGIYSGFKINHLDLTPRFAGFLMSITNCSANLAGLLAPIAAGHLISDPSKPMMGQWQIVFFIAAFVYIICGTFYNIFGSGERQYWDNPEDDEQKPALQTTVTTSPARLSNGSTAPAAISSS; from the exons GATGCTTTGCCACCCGGTACTTTGTGACCTTTATGCTTTTCCTGGGCATGGCCAATGCCTATGTGATGCGCACCAACATGTCGGTGGCCATTGTGGCCATGGTGAACCACACGGCCATCAAGTCTGGAGAGGCAGAGGAGTACGATGATGAGTGCGGAGATCGGGATATTCCTATT GATGACTCTCAGGATGGCGAGTTCGCCTGGAGCTCAGCTCTGCAGGGCTACATCTTGTCGTCCTTCTTCTATGGCTATGTCATCACCCAGATTCCCTTTGGCATATTGGCCAAGAAGTACGGTTCCCTGCGCTTCCTCGGCTACGGCATGTTGATCAACTCCGTGTTTGCCTTCCTGGTTCCGGTGGCTGCCCGCGGTGGAGGTGTTTGGGGTCTGTGCGCCGTGCGTTTCATCCAAGGTCTAGGTGAGGGTCCCATCGTGCCCTGCACCCACGCCATGTTGGCCAAATGGATTCCGCCCAACGAAAGGTCACGAATGGGTGCCGCCGTGTATGCGGGTGCACAGTTTGGAACCATCATCTCTATGCCACTTTCCGGCCTGCTGGCTGAATACGGATTCGATGGCGGCTGGCCGTCGATCTTCTATGTGTTTGGAATTGTGGGTACCGTCTGGTCCATCGCCTTCCTGATCTTCGTGCACGAGGATCCCTCTTCGCATCCCACTATTGATGAGCGCGAGAAGAAGTACATTAACGATTCCCTCTGGGGAACTGATGTTGTTAAG AGCCCTCCCATTCCCTTCAAGGCTATCATCAAGTCGCTGCCCTTCTACGCCATTCTGTTCGCCCACATGGGTCACAACTACGGCTATGAGACTCTGATGACCGAGCTGCCCACCTACATGAAGCAGGTGCTCCGCTTCTCCCTGAAGTCGAACGGTCTGCTCAGCTCCCTGCCCTACTTGGCCATGTGGCTCTTCTCCATGTTCATCTCGGTGGTCGCCGATTGGATGATTAGCTCGAAGAGATTCTCGCACACGGCCACCAGGAAGCTGATCAACAGTATTGGCCAGTATGGACCGGGAGTCGCCCTAATCGCCGCCTCCTACACGGGCTGCGACAGAGCACTGACCTTGGCCATCCTCACCATCGGAGTGGGTCTTAATGGAGGTATCTACTCCGGCTTCAAGATCAACCACTTGGACCTCACACCGCGTTTCGCCGGCTTCCTAATGTCGATCACTAACTGCTCTGCCAATTTGGCTGGTCTCTTAGCGCCCATTGCTGCAGGTCACCTCATTTCTGATCCCAGCAAG cCCATGATGGGTCAGTGGCAGATCGTGTTCTTCATCGCTGCCTTTGTGTACATCATTTGCGGTACCTTCTACAACATCTTCGGATCCGGTGAGCGTCAGTACTGGGACAATCCGGAGGACGATGAGCAGAAGCCGGCCCTCCAGACGACCGTCACCACCTCCCCAGCGAGGCTGAGCAACGGCAGCACGGCACCAGCGGCCATCTCGAGTTCCTAG
- the Picot gene encoding picot, isoform B yields MPFRRSSLNHRHRDGHVLVWNQRNLHESLEQQPQRCFATRYFVTFMLFLGMANAYVMRTNMSVAIVAMVNHTAIKSGEAEEYDDECGDRDIPIDDSQDGEFAWSSALQGYILSSFFYGYVITQIPFGILAKKYGSLRFLGYGMLINSVFAFLVPVAARGGGVWGLCAVRFIQGLGEGPIVPCTHAMLAKWIPPNERSRMGAAVYAGAQFGTIISMPLSGLLAEYGFDGGWPSIFYVFGIVGTVWSIAFLIFVHEDPSSHPTIDEREKKYINDSLWGTDVVKSPPIPFKAIIKSLPFYAILFAHMGHNYGYETLMTELPTYMKQVLRFSLKSNGLLSSLPYLAMWLFSMFISVVADWMISSKRFSHTATRKLINSIGQYGPGVALIAASYTGCDRALTLAILTIGVGLNGGIYSGFKINHLDLTPRFAGFLMSITNCSANLAGLLAPIAAGHLISDPSKPMMGQWQIVFFIAAFVYIICGTFYNIFGSGERQYWDNPEDDEQKPALQTTVTTSPARLSNGSTAPAAISSS; encoded by the exons ATGCCCTTTCGACGCAGCAGTCTGAATCATCGGCATCGCGATGGCCATGTTTTGGTATGGAATCAGAGGAATCTCCACGAATCTCTGGAGCAACAGCCGCAGA GATGCTTTGCCACCCGGTACTTTGTGACCTTTATGCTTTTCCTGGGCATGGCCAATGCCTATGTGATGCGCACCAACATGTCGGTGGCCATTGTGGCCATGGTGAACCACACGGCCATCAAGTCTGGAGAGGCAGAGGAGTACGATGATGAGTGCGGAGATCGGGATATTCCTATT GATGACTCTCAGGATGGCGAGTTCGCCTGGAGCTCAGCTCTGCAGGGCTACATCTTGTCGTCCTTCTTCTATGGCTATGTCATCACCCAGATTCCCTTTGGCATATTGGCCAAGAAGTACGGTTCCCTGCGCTTCCTCGGCTACGGCATGTTGATCAACTCCGTGTTTGCCTTCCTGGTTCCGGTGGCTGCCCGCGGTGGAGGTGTTTGGGGTCTGTGCGCCGTGCGTTTCATCCAAGGTCTAGGTGAGGGTCCCATCGTGCCCTGCACCCACGCCATGTTGGCCAAATGGATTCCGCCCAACGAAAGGTCACGAATGGGTGCCGCCGTGTATGCGGGTGCACAGTTTGGAACCATCATCTCTATGCCACTTTCCGGCCTGCTGGCTGAATACGGATTCGATGGCGGCTGGCCGTCGATCTTCTATGTGTTTGGAATTGTGGGTACCGTCTGGTCCATCGCCTTCCTGATCTTCGTGCACGAGGATCCCTCTTCGCATCCCACTATTGATGAGCGCGAGAAGAAGTACATTAACGATTCCCTCTGGGGAACTGATGTTGTTAAG AGCCCTCCCATTCCCTTCAAGGCTATCATCAAGTCGCTGCCCTTCTACGCCATTCTGTTCGCCCACATGGGTCACAACTACGGCTATGAGACTCTGATGACCGAGCTGCCCACCTACATGAAGCAGGTGCTCCGCTTCTCCCTGAAGTCGAACGGTCTGCTCAGCTCCCTGCCCTACTTGGCCATGTGGCTCTTCTCCATGTTCATCTCGGTGGTCGCCGATTGGATGATTAGCTCGAAGAGATTCTCGCACACGGCCACCAGGAAGCTGATCAACAGTATTGGCCAGTATGGACCGGGAGTCGCCCTAATCGCCGCCTCCTACACGGGCTGCGACAGAGCACTGACCTTGGCCATCCTCACCATCGGAGTGGGTCTTAATGGAGGTATCTACTCCGGCTTCAAGATCAACCACTTGGACCTCACACCGCGTTTCGCCGGCTTCCTAATGTCGATCACTAACTGCTCTGCCAATTTGGCTGGTCTCTTAGCGCCCATTGCTGCAGGTCACCTCATTTCTGATCCCAGCAAG cCCATGATGGGTCAGTGGCAGATCGTGTTCTTCATCGCTGCCTTTGTGTACATCATTTGCGGTACCTTCTACAACATCTTCGGATCCGGTGAGCGTCAGTACTGGGACAATCCGGAGGACGATGAGCAGAAGCCGGCCCTCCAGACGACCGTCACCACCTCCCCAGCGAGGCTGAGCAACGGCAGCACGGCACCAGCGGCCATCTCGAGTTCCTAG